The genomic interval GTTTCGGCCAAGCGGGCTTCCACCACAGGGTGGCGGCCTTGGCTGATTTCAATGCACGGCGTTTTCACAAATTCAGGCGCACACCAGCCCAGCGTGAGCGAGCGCTCGGCCAAGGCACACAGCGCGTCGAGCGTGGCCACAGCTTGCGCCAAACGGGTGAGGGCGGGCACGAACTGCTGCAAGGTGTCCAGCAGTTGTTCGAACAAAAACTTCTCGCGAGCCAAAGCGCGTTCTTGCGCGCTGAGCGCTTTGTCTTCAAAGGTCTTGAGCTCGGGCGTGATGAAGCGCTCAGCGTTTTTCAAGGTTTGGCGGCGCGTGTAATCGGCCGGCACTTTGTCGATTTGGCCTTGCGTGACCTCGATGTAAAAGCCGTGTACTTTGTTGAACTGCACGCGCAGGTTGGCAATGCCGGTGCGCTCGCGTTCGCGGGCTTCGAGTTCGAGCAAGAAGCCGTCGCAGTTGTTTTGGATGGCGCGCAGCTCGTCCAGGTCAGCGTCGTAGCCGTGGCCGATGACGCCACCATCGCGCACCAAGACGGCGGGCTCGGGCAGCAATGCGCGCTCCAGCAATGCACCGCATTCGGGCGGCACGCCCATGTCTTGGGCTATGTGCACTAAAAGCGTGGGCGGCAGAAGCGAGGGCGGCAGAGCGCTCTGCTGCGTGTCCCCCGCTCGCTGCGCGAGCTCCTCCTTGACCTTCGCAGAGCGCTCCACCGCCCTCGCTTCTGAGGCGATAGGAATCAGCGGCTGAATGCGCAACGCCTTTTGCAGCGCTTGGCCCAGCGACACCAATTCGCGTGGGCGCACTTGGCGCAGCGACACGCGGGCGCTGATGCGCTGCACATCGCCCGAGCCTTTGAGGGCGTCGCGTAGCACTTTGTAGCTTTGCGTGCGGTTGTCTTGCAGCGCCTCAATAGCAGCCAAGCGGTGCATGGCTTGGCTGCGGTCACGCTCGGGTGAGAGCAGCCAGTTTTTCAGCTGGCGGCTGCCCATGCCCGTCATGCAGGTGTCGAGCAACGAGAACAAAGTGGGCGAGTCTTCGCCGCGCAATGTTTGGGTCAGCTCTAGGTTGCGACGGGTGGTGAGCGGCAGGTCAATCAGCGCATCGTTGCGCGCCACGTACACGCCGTGCACGTGCGTGAGCGCGCGGCCTTGGGTGTGTTCGGCGTAGGCCAGCAACGCAGCGGCGGCGGCGTGGGCTTGCAGCACGTCTTGTGCGTTCCACGCATTGAGTGAGGCGGCTTGCAAATGTTCCAGCAGCTTGCGGCCACCTAAAGCGGCATCAAACTGAAACGCGGGGCGCACTTGGGCAGGCAGGCCAAGGTTGCTGCAAAAGTTTTTCAGCTGTTGCTCAAACGCGGGGCTAACTTCGGCGCTGTAAATGATTTCGCTGGGGGCCACGCGGGCAATCCAGTTAGGCAGCTCGGCTGTCTCGCACTCAGCCAAATGCACCAAGCCTTGCGTGACGCTGAGCCACGCCAAGCCGCAACCATGGCGGTCGCTCTGGTGAATGGCCAATACATAGGCTTCGGTTTTGTCGCTGAGCAAAGCGCTATCGGTCAGCGTGCCCGGCGTGACCACGCGCACCACTTTGCGCTCGACGGGGCCTTTGCTGGTCGCCACGTCGCCCACTTGCTCGCAAATCGCCACGGACTCACCGAGCTTGATCAGACGTGAGAGGTAGGTTTCGAGCGAGTGAAATGGCACACCGGCCATCACCACGGGCTCGCCGTTGGACTGACCGCGCTGCGTGAGCGTGATGTCGAGCAGGCGCGTGACCTTCTCTGCATCGGCAAAGAACAACTCGTAAAAGTCGCCCATGCGGTAGAACAGCAGCGTCTCGGGGTGGTCAGCTTTGAGCCCCAAGTACTGCTGCATCATGGGGGTGTGCCCAGACAAATCACGCATCGCAGTGCCTGCCAGAAAGATGTTTTTACAAAGGCGCGTCTGGCGCAGCGCGTGACACGCTCAAGGTCTTGGCTGCCGTGCTGGCGGCGCGCTTGTCGTCAACGCCCGCAAACTTGGAATACTTTTGCGTGATGGGCACCAACTGCGCGTAAATGCGGGGTGAGGCGGCCAAGCATTCTTCGTGCTCCAGGTAAGGGCCTTCGCCTGTGAAGTTGCTCACCAAGCCACCGGCTTCGGTGATGAGCAATGCGCCTGCGGCCATGTCCCAAGGCTTCAAGCCGAGTTCAAAGAAGCCATCGCTGAAGCCTGCGGCCACATAAGCCAAGTCAAGCGCCGCAGCACCGGGGCGGCGCAAGCCAGCCGTGCGCTGCATCACATCGCCCATGAGGCTGAGGTATTTGTTGAAGTCGTCACCTGGGCGGAACGGGAAGCCGGTGGCGAGCAAACACTCTTCCAGGCGAGTGCGTTTGCTCACGCGGATGCGGCGGTCGTTCATGAACGCGCCACGGCCTTTGGTAGCAGTGAACAAGTCGTTGCGTGTGGGGTCGTAAATGACGGCTTGCTCTAAGCGGCCTTGCACTTGCAGGGCGATGCTCACGCAGTAGTAGGGGAAGCCGTGGATGAAGTTGGTCGTGCCATCGAGCGGGTCGATGATCCAGATGTGGTCTGCGTTGGGGTTGCCGTGCGTGGAGCCAGACTCTTCGGCCAAGATGCCGTGGTCGGGGTAGGCGGTGAGGAGGGTCTCGATGATGACGCGTTCGCTGTTTTGGTCAACTTCAGTCACAAAGTCGTTCACTTGCTTCTGTGAAATACGCACCGCTTCCACGTCGAGCGCGGCGCGGTTGATGATGGCGCCGGCGGCGCGTGCAGCCTTGACGGCCACGTTGAGCATGGGGTGTACAGAAGAAGAGGACGACATAGATTTTGTGAAGAGCTGGCCCAAACAGGCCGAAGATGAACGCCCGGCGATGCGGGCGGCGACAATGGCGCAGATTTTACGCGCGAAGACTGACAAAACTCCTATGAAAACCCGCTTCATCCTAATAAACACCAGCCACGCCGGCAATGTGGGGGCCACGGCCCGCGCCATGAAGGTGATGGGTTTCACCGATTTGGTGCTGGTCGCGCCCCGTTGGGACAACGTGCTGCGCCGCGAAGAGACCATCCAGCGTGCCAGCGGTGCCTTGGATGTGCTGGCCAACGCCCGCGTCGTGGCGACTTTGGACGAAGCGATTGAGGGTCTGCACCACCTGTGCGCCACCGCCATGACGCCGCGCGACTTTGGTCCGCCCACGCTAGAGCCACGCCCACACTTTGCGGCCTTGGCCGCCGAGCACAGCCAAAACGACGACTTTCGCGTGGGCTTTTTGTTTGGCTCCGAGCGCTTTGGCATGCGCAACGAAGACGTGTACCGCTGTCACACCTGCCTGAGCATTCCGACCGACCCGAAGTTTGGGTCTTTGAATTTGGGGGCTGCGGTGCAGGTGTTGGCGTATGACTGGCGGGAAGCTTTGGGCGGACTTGCCACGATGTTGCCGTCTGTTGATGCTGCTTCTGCTTCTGCGAGCGCACCCGCAACGCAAGAACCCACAGCCTTAGCCGATGCCCAACAACTCGCAGGCTTGCTCGACCACTGGCAGCAGTCGCTCACCGACATCGGCTTTTTAGACCCAGAAGCGCCCAAGAAACTCATGCCGCGCTTGAACCAGTTGTTCAACCGCGCCCAGGTGACGCAAGAGGAAATTCACATCTTGCGCGGTATCGCCAAGGCCATGTCGCAGGCTTCTCACAAGAGCGCTGACGGGCAACGATAATCACAGCACTATGTTTTCACGCCTACGCTCTGACGTTCAATGCATTTTGGACCGCGACCCCGCCGCTCGAAGCCGCTGGGAAGTGCTGACTTGCTACCCCGGTTTGCACGCGGTGCTGTTGCACCGCTTGGCGCACGGCTGCTGGAATCTGGGACTTAAGTGGTTGGGGCGCTTTATTTCGCACATCTCGCGTTGGTTCACCGGCATTGAAATTCACCCTGCCGCCAAAATTGGTGACCGCGTGTTTTTTGACCACGCCATGGGCGTGGTGGTGGGCGAGACGGCTGAAATTGGTGATGGCTGCACGATCTACCAAGGCGTGACCTTGGGTGGTACCTCGCTCTACAAAGGCGAAAAGCGTCATCCCACCTTGGGCAAAGACGTGGTGATTGGCGCGGGCGCCAAAGTGTTAGGCGGCTTCACCGTGGGTGACGGCGCCAAAGTGGGCAGCAACGCGGTGGTCACCAAGCCCGTGCCAGCTGGCGCGACCGCTGTGGGTAACCCCGCGCGCATCATCCAAGCTGAAACCGACGCAAAACACAAAGAGGTCAAACGTGAAGAAGCCGCATCCAAGATGGGCTTCTCAGCTTATGGCGTCACGCAAAACGACGACCCTGTGAGCCAAGCCATGCGTGGCCTGATTGACAACGCCACGTCACAAGAGCACCAAATTGCGTTGCTCTGGAAAGCCATTGAGCAACTCTCTTCAGGTCAAGCCAAACCCGATTGCGTGCCGACCGATGCTGCTCGACAAGAGCACTTTGAGGCAGCACGTATCAACCAGCTGTTGGATTGACCATGCATTTTTTGAATGTGTACCCCAAGCGCCTTTGGGCAACTTTGAACCCCGTGGCTGCGTTCGAAGGGCAGTTCACGTTTGATTTAGAGCAATATGGTTTGCTCACCAGTGACATCGTGTGCGAAACGACGATTGCCGAAGATCCCATCGTGAGGGGGCAGTGGACGATTGTCGTGAAGCCCATGCTTAACGTGGAGATGCCGCACTTTGACAAGTTTGTGGATACCTTGAACCACTATGTGTTTGAGGTTCTACAGTTCATGCCCAGTCGCACCGCATTGGGCAAAGACTTGCCCATGGTGAAGTTGTTTTTTGATGGTATTTACTTTGACATGTCTGGCTCAGAGCCTGTGGTGCAAAAAATCGGTGCTGCACCTCTGAAGGAATGAAAAAGCCCGCCTAGATCAACATCGATTGGCGGGTTTTTGGGTAGGCATGCGTCGCATCAAATGCGCTTGGATTTCAAAGCGGTCTTAGGCCGCCAGCCTTTGCAAAACGCGTCGCGCGTTTCCATGTATGGGCCGCCAATCAAATCGATGCAATAGGGCACCGCGGCAAACACGCCGTCCACCACTTGTTTGCCATCTGCGTCTTTCAAACCGCCCAAGGTTTCTTGGATGGATTTGGGTTGACCGGGCAAGTTGATGATCAGGCACTCGTCGCGAATCACCGCCACTTGGCGCGACAGGATGGCGGTGGGCACAAACTTCAAACTCACTTGGCGCATTTGTTCGCCAAAGCCCGGCATTTCTTTGTGGGCCACGGCCAAAGTGGCTTCGGGTGTCACATCCCGTTTGGCAGGGCCTGTGCCGCCGGTGGTGAGCACCAAGTTGCAACCGGCATCGACCAGCGCAATCAGGGTTTGGCTGATGGTGGCTTGCTCATCGGGGATGAGGCGCTCGACATAGTCAATCGGGTTGTACAAAGCATGGCCTAGCCAATCGCGCAGGGCGGGCAGGCCTTTGTCTTCGTAGGTGCCGCTGGAGGCGCGGTCGCTGATAGACACAATGCCGACCTTGATGGTGTCGCAACGGGCATCTGGGGTGGGCAAGGTGGTGTCTGTCATGGCTTGGTTTACGGTTTGTAGGTGTCTTCGTCTTCTTCGGGCGTGTGCAACGTGTCTTCCGCGAGGTTGAGCTGCTCTTTGATGAGCTGAAAAATCTCACGGTACGCACGGCTTTGGCGCGGCAACAAACCTTTGGCAATGTCGGCTTTGGTGGTGGCGTCGTCCTTG from Limnohabitans curvus carries:
- the mutS gene encoding DNA mismatch repair protein MutS yields the protein MRDLSGHTPMMQQYLGLKADHPETLLFYRMGDFYELFFADAEKVTRLLDITLTQRGQSNGEPVVMAGVPFHSLETYLSRLIKLGESVAICEQVGDVATSKGPVERKVVRVVTPGTLTDSALLSDKTEAYVLAIHQSDRHGCGLAWLSVTQGLVHLAECETAELPNWIARVAPSEIIYSAEVSPAFEQQLKNFCSNLGLPAQVRPAFQFDAALGGRKLLEHLQAASLNAWNAQDVLQAHAAAAALLAYAEHTQGRALTHVHGVYVARNDALIDLPLTTRRNLELTQTLRGEDSPTLFSLLDTCMTGMGSRQLKNWLLSPERDRSQAMHRLAAIEALQDNRTQSYKVLRDALKGSGDVQRISARVSLRQVRPRELVSLGQALQKALRIQPLIPIASEARAVERSAKVKEELAQRAGDTQQSALPPSLLPPTLLVHIAQDMGVPPECGALLERALLPEPAVLVRDGGVIGHGYDADLDELRAIQNNCDGFLLELEARERERTGIANLRVQFNKVHGFYIEVTQGQIDKVPADYTRRQTLKNAERFITPELKTFEDKALSAQERALAREKFLFEQLLDTLQQFVPALTRLAQAVATLDALCALAERSLTLGWCAPEFVKTPCIEISQGRHPVVEARLAETHGVVAGGAAKTFIANDTMLGHKQRMQVITGPNMGGKSTYMRQVAIIVLLASMGSHVPATACRLGPIDAIHTRIGAADDLANAQSTFMLEMTEAAQILHAATPHSLVLMDEIGRGTSTFDGLALASGIATHLHDKTQAFTLFATHYFELTEFPANHRAAVNVHVSAAESGASIVFLHEIQPGPASRSYGIQVARLAGMPSAVLSHARHALASLEAGADASKVQVDLFAPPPLQDDVGPSPLQAKLAEIDPDKLSPRDALDALYQLKKLL
- a CDS encoding inositol monophosphatase family protein, with amino-acid sequence MSSSSSVHPMLNVAVKAARAAGAIINRAALDVEAVRISQKQVNDFVTEVDQNSERVIIETLLTAYPDHGILAEESGSTHGNPNADHIWIIDPLDGTTNFIHGFPYYCVSIALQVQGRLEQAVIYDPTRNDLFTATKGRGAFMNDRRIRVSKRTRLEECLLATGFPFRPGDDFNKYLSLMGDVMQRTAGLRRPGAAALDLAYVAAGFSDGFFELGLKPWDMAAGALLITEAGGLVSNFTGEGPYLEHEECLAASPRIYAQLVPITQKYSKFAGVDDKRAASTAAKTLSVSRAAPDAPL
- a CDS encoding RNA methyltransferase, coding for MKTRFILINTSHAGNVGATARAMKVMGFTDLVLVAPRWDNVLRREETIQRASGALDVLANARVVATLDEAIEGLHHLCATAMTPRDFGPPTLEPRPHFAALAAEHSQNDDFRVGFLFGSERFGMRNEDVYRCHTCLSIPTDPKFGSLNLGAAVQVLAYDWREALGGLATMLPSVDAASASASAPATQEPTALADAQQLAGLLDHWQQSLTDIGFLDPEAPKKLMPRLNQLFNRAQVTQEEIHILRGIAKAMSQASHKSADGQR
- the cysE gene encoding serine O-acetyltransferase, producing the protein MFSRLRSDVQCILDRDPAARSRWEVLTCYPGLHAVLLHRLAHGCWNLGLKWLGRFISHISRWFTGIEIHPAAKIGDRVFFDHAMGVVVGETAEIGDGCTIYQGVTLGGTSLYKGEKRHPTLGKDVVIGAGAKVLGGFTVGDGAKVGSNAVVTKPVPAGATAVGNPARIIQAETDAKHKEVKREEAASKMGFSAYGVTQNDDPVSQAMRGLIDNATSQEHQIALLWKAIEQLSSGQAKPDCVPTDAARQEHFEAARINQLLD
- the mog gene encoding molybdopterin adenylyltransferase, which translates into the protein MTDTTLPTPDARCDTIKVGIVSISDRASSGTYEDKGLPALRDWLGHALYNPIDYVERLIPDEQATISQTLIALVDAGCNLVLTTGGTGPAKRDVTPEATLAVAHKEMPGFGEQMRQVSLKFVPTAILSRQVAVIRDECLIINLPGQPKSIQETLGGLKDADGKQVVDGVFAAVPYCIDLIGGPYMETRDAFCKGWRPKTALKSKRI